Proteins from a single region of Deltaproteobacteria bacterium:
- a CDS encoding ATP-binding protein encodes MSDLDTLKDKLIQLRLKTMAQQLDSVLDQAAQKNLNLPAALNRLADYELEARRQTAITLRYRQSLLSDKSTIDQFDFHHHKSRLDQKTLILNLFSLDFITKHQDIILIGNPGTGKTFLAKALVFAACNANIKCLFSNTMDMINHLIAAEADHSLLKMLHYYQSPDLLVCDELGYLSLGPQGSHLFFQVISQRHTVKSTLLTTNLPFADWGKVFDSTPVATAIADRLVHNSEVLILGGPSYRRKNKA; translated from the coding sequence ATGTCTGACTTGGACACTCTTAAAGATAAACTTATCCAACTCCGTCTAAAAACCATGGCCCAACAACTGGACTCCGTCCTGGATCAGGCCGCTCAAAAAAATCTCAACCTGCCTGCCGCCTTGAACCGTCTGGCCGATTACGAACTGGAGGCCCGTCGTCAAACCGCTATCACTCTCCGTTATCGTCAATCTCTACTCAGCGACAAGTCGACTATCGACCAGTTCGACTTCCATCATCATAAGTCCCGGCTTGATCAGAAAACCCTCATCCTGAACTTATTCTCCCTCGATTTTATCACCAAGCATCAGGATATCATTCTCATCGGCAATCCCGGTACCGGTAAAACCTTCCTGGCCAAAGCCTTGGTCTTTGCTGCTTGTAATGCCAATATCAAGTGTCTCTTTTCCAATACCATGGATATGATCAATCATCTCATTGCCGCCGAGGCCGATCATTCTTTACTTAAAATGCTCCACTATTATCAATCTCCGGACCTCCTCGTATGTGACGAGTTGGGTTACCTATCCCTCGGTCCCCAGGGTTCACACCTTTTCTTCCAGGTCATCAGCCAAAGGCATACGGTTAAATCAACTCTGTTGACAACTAACTTGCCCTTTGCTGACTGGGGAAAGGTCTTCGATTCCACCCCGGTGGCCACGGCTATCGCTGACCGTCTTGTTCATAACTCCGAGGTCCTTATCCTGGGAGGGCCAAGCTATCGAAGAAAAAATAAAGCCTAA